A single region of the Triticum dicoccoides isolate Atlit2015 ecotype Zavitan chromosome 2B, WEW_v2.0, whole genome shotgun sequence genome encodes:
- the LOC119362800 gene encoding peroxidase 2-like has protein sequence MGRVAIWISCVLLLVAACQGKGAPGHRVRVGYYNRKCPAAEIIVRSVVGKAVSRNPGLGAGIIRMAFHDCFVQGCDASVLLDPTPANPRPEKLGPPNFPSLRGFEVIDSAKAVLERVCPGVVSCADVIAFAARDSAYFLSGSRIDYKMPAGRFDGSVSLESESLQFLPPPVFNLTQLVDSFKAKNMNEDDLVVLSGAHTIGVSHCSSFTDRLPPNPSDMNPGLTRLLQSKCPVSPNFTNDPTVVQDIVTPNRMDNKYYTNLLKRNVLFTSDAALLTSGKTVTKVMENAFIPGSWEKKFAKAMVKMAAIELKTAANGEIRRNCRVVNN, from the exons ATGGGCAGGGTTGCGATCTGGATCTCGTGCGTGCTGCTCCTGGTGGCGGCATGCCAGGGCAAGGGGGCGCCGGGGCACAGGGTGAGGGTCGGGTACTACAACCGGAAGTGCCCCGCGGCGGAGATCATCGTCAGGTCCGTCGTCGGCAAGGCCGTCTCCCGGAACCCCGGCCTCGGCGCCGGCATCATCCGCATGGCcttccacgactgcttcgtccAG GGCTGTGACGCGTCGGTGCTGCTGGACCCGACGCCGGCGAACCCGCGGCCGGAGAAGCTCGGCCCGCCCAACTTTCCCAGCCTGCGCGGCTTCGAGGTCATCGACTCGGCCAAGGCGGTCCTCGAGAGGGTCTGCCCTGGagtcgtctcctgcgccgacgtcaTCGCCTTCGCCGCACGCGACTCCGCCTACTTCCTCAGCGGCAGCAGGATCGACTACAAGATGCCGGCGGGGCGGTTCGACGGGAGCGTGTCGCTCGAGAGCGAGTCGCTCCAGTTCCTCCCCCCGCCCGTCTTCAACCTCACTCAGCTCGTCGACAGCTTCAAGGCCAAGAACATGAACGAGGACGACCTCGTGGTGCTCTCCGGCGCGCACACCATCGGCGTCTCGCACTGCTCCTCCTTCACCGACCGCCTGCCCCCGAACCCCTCCGACATGAACCCCGGCCTCACCAGGCTGCTGCAGAGCAAGTGCCCCGTCAGCCCTAACTTCACCAACGACCCCACGGTGGTGCAGGACATCGTCACCCCCAACCGGATGGACAACAAGTACTACACCAACCTGCTCAAGCGCAACGTGCTCTTCACCTCCGACGCGGCGTTGCTCACGTCGGGGAAGACGGTGACGAAGGTTATGGAGAACGCGTTCATCCCCGGGAGCTGGGAGAAGAAGTTTGCCAAGGCGATGGTCAAGATGGCTGCCATCGAGCTCAAGACCGCTGCCAACGGGGAGAtcaggaggaactgcagggtcgtcaACAATTAG